A genomic region of Streptomyces sp. NBC_00247 contains the following coding sequences:
- the treS gene encoding maltose alpha-D-glucosyltransferase — protein sequence MIVNEPVPDTFEDTPAKDRDPDWFKRAVFYEVLVRSFQDSNGDGIGDLKGITAKLDYLQWLGIDCLWLPPFFKSPLRDGGYDVSDYTAVLPEFGDLADFVEFVDAAHQRGMRVIIDFVMNHTSDQHEWFQQSRSDPDGPYGDYYVWADDDKQFPDARIIFVDTETSNWTFDPVRKQYYWHRFFSHQPDLNYENPAVQEEIISALRFWLDLGIDGFRVDAVPYLYQREGTNCENLPETHGFLKRVRKEIDANYPDTVLLAEANQWPEDVVDYFGDYQSGGDECHMAFHFPVMPRIFMAVRRESRYPVSEVLAKTPAIPKNCQWGIFLRNHDELTLEMVTDEERDYMYAEYAKDPRMRANIGIRRRLAPLLDNDRNQIELFTALLLSLPGSPILYYGDEIGMGDNIWLGDRDGVRTPMQWTPDRNAGFSSSDPGRLFLPTIMDPVYGYQVTNVEASMASPSSLLHWTRRMIEIRKQNPAFGLGEYTELPSSNPAVLAFTREYGDDLVLCVHNFSRFAQPTELDLRSFNGRHPVELIGGVRFPAVGEWPYLLTLAGHGFYWFRLRKEAPAI from the coding sequence ATGATCGTGAATGAGCCTGTTCCCGACACCTTCGAGGACACCCCCGCCAAGGACCGCGATCCCGACTGGTTCAAGCGCGCCGTCTTCTACGAGGTCCTCGTCCGGTCCTTCCAGGACTCCAACGGCGACGGCATCGGAGACCTCAAGGGCATCACCGCCAAGCTGGACTACCTCCAGTGGCTCGGCATCGACTGCCTCTGGCTGCCGCCGTTCTTCAAGTCGCCTCTGCGCGACGGCGGTTACGACGTCTCGGACTACACCGCCGTGCTTCCGGAGTTCGGCGACCTCGCCGACTTCGTGGAGTTCGTGGACGCCGCGCACCAGCGCGGCATGCGCGTCATCATCGACTTCGTCATGAACCACACGAGCGACCAGCACGAGTGGTTCCAGCAGTCCCGGTCGGACCCCGACGGGCCGTACGGCGACTACTACGTCTGGGCCGACGACGACAAGCAGTTCCCCGACGCGAGGATCATCTTCGTCGACACGGAGACCTCGAACTGGACCTTCGACCCGGTACGCAAGCAGTACTACTGGCACCGGTTCTTCTCGCACCAGCCCGACCTCAACTACGAGAACCCTGCGGTGCAGGAAGAGATCATCTCCGCCCTCCGCTTCTGGCTGGACCTCGGCATCGACGGCTTCCGCGTGGACGCCGTGCCCTACCTCTACCAGCGCGAAGGCACCAACTGCGAGAACCTCCCCGAGACCCACGGCTTCCTCAAGCGGGTCCGCAAGGAGATCGACGCCAACTACCCGGACACCGTCCTGCTCGCCGAGGCCAACCAGTGGCCCGAGGACGTCGTCGACTACTTCGGCGACTACCAGTCCGGCGGCGACGAGTGCCACATGGCGTTCCACTTCCCGGTGATGCCGCGCATCTTCATGGCGGTACGGCGGGAGAGCCGCTACCCGGTCTCCGAAGTCCTCGCCAAGACACCGGCCATCCCGAAGAACTGCCAGTGGGGCATCTTCCTGCGCAACCACGACGAGCTCACCCTCGAAATGGTCACGGACGAAGAGCGCGACTACATGTACGCCGAGTACGCCAAGGACCCGCGGATGCGCGCCAACATCGGCATCCGGCGGCGCCTCGCCCCCCTGCTGGACAACGACCGCAACCAGATCGAGCTGTTCACCGCTCTGCTGCTGTCGCTGCCCGGCTCCCCGATCCTCTACTACGGGGACGAGATCGGGATGGGCGACAACATCTGGCTCGGCGACCGCGACGGGGTACGCACCCCGATGCAGTGGACGCCGGACCGCAACGCCGGGTTCTCCTCCAGCGACCCTGGCCGGCTCTTCCTGCCCACGATCATGGACCCGGTCTACGGCTACCAGGTCACCAACGTCGAGGCGTCGATGGCGTCGCCCTCCTCCCTGCTGCACTGGACCCGGCGCATGATCGAGATCCGCAAGCAGAATCCGGCCTTCGGACTGGGCGAGTACACCGAACTGCCGTCGTCCAACCCGGCGGTGCTCGCGTTCACCCGTGAGTACGGGGACGACCTCGTGCTGTGCGTCCACAACTTCTCCCGGTTCGCACAGCCGACGGAACTCGACCTGAGGTCCTTCAACGGACGCCACCCGGTCGAACTGATCGGCGGGGTGCGCTTCCCCGCCGTCGGCGAGTGGCCCTACCTGCTCACTCTCGCCGGCCACGGCTTCTACTGGTTCCGGCTGCGGAAGGAAGCTCCGGCCATCTGA
- a CDS encoding maltokinase N-terminal cap-like domain-containing protein: MSEAASTHVALAKSTTKQAPHPQPHPRPGGAAAATALLPSLAPLLHDWLPRQRWFAGKGHPVAGFTLVCATEILPVDSSTTGPGLLHLLVRVHQPGLPARATGDCYQLLLGVRKDLPPSLAPALIGRVADGPLAGRTVYEGLHDPRLAGLLLERFRRPGPLGALRFERAETIPAGLAPRLLDTEQSNSSLVFGDAYILKILRRVFPGTNPDLELPLALVGEGCGRVPAPVAWFEAATPEPLTLGVLQPFLRGAEDGWQLALGALAEGRDFVPESRALGRATAEVHSALASALPGPDLRRAGTETLVAGMTQRLEATAQAVPVLLPYVPALRAAFDALGELGHRGRSWATHRVHGDLHLGQTLRGADGFWSLIDFEGEPAKPLAERRSPQPPVRDVAGMLRSFDYAARSHRPWSDAWAERCRSAYCEGYADVSGTDPRSEPELLRAHETDKAVYEVLYEARHRPDWLPVPMAAIQRLAAST; this comes from the coding sequence ATGTCGGAGGCTGCATCCACTCACGTCGCCCTGGCGAAAAGCACCACGAAACAGGCGCCCCACCCGCAACCCCATCCACGGCCGGGAGGCGCCGCGGCGGCGACCGCGCTGCTGCCCTCCCTCGCCCCGCTGCTCCACGACTGGCTGCCCCGGCAGAGATGGTTCGCCGGCAAGGGCCACCCGGTGGCCGGGTTCACCCTGGTCTGCGCGACCGAGATACTGCCGGTGGACTCATCGACGACCGGCCCCGGGCTGCTGCACCTCCTGGTCCGGGTCCACCAGCCCGGACTGCCCGCCCGCGCCACCGGAGACTGCTACCAACTCCTGCTCGGGGTGAGGAAGGACCTGCCACCGAGTCTGGCCCCCGCCCTCATCGGGCGGGTGGCGGACGGCCCGCTGGCCGGCCGCACCGTGTACGAGGGCCTCCACGACCCCCGGCTCGCCGGTCTGCTGCTGGAACGGTTCCGCCGCCCCGGCCCGCTCGGCGCACTCCGCTTCGAGCGCGCCGAAACGATTCCGGCCGGGCTCGCGCCCCGGCTGCTGGACACCGAACAGTCCAACTCCTCGCTCGTCTTCGGCGACGCGTACATCCTGAAGATCCTGCGGAGAGTCTTCCCGGGAACCAACCCGGATCTGGAGCTGCCGCTCGCCCTCGTCGGCGAGGGCTGCGGACGGGTGCCCGCACCCGTCGCCTGGTTCGAGGCGGCCACGCCGGAACCGCTCACCCTCGGCGTGCTGCAACCCTTCCTGCGCGGCGCCGAGGACGGCTGGCAACTGGCCCTCGGCGCACTCGCCGAGGGGCGCGACTTCGTCCCGGAATCCCGTGCGCTCGGCCGGGCCACCGCCGAGGTGCACTCCGCGCTCGCCTCCGCCCTCCCCGGCCCCGACCTGCGCCGTGCGGGCACCGAGACGCTGGTCGCCGGCATGACCCAGCGACTGGAGGCGACCGCGCAGGCCGTCCCCGTGCTCCTGCCGTACGTCCCCGCGCTACGCGCCGCCTTCGACGCGCTGGGGGAACTCGGACACCGGGGCCGCTCCTGGGCCACCCACCGGGTCCACGGCGACCTGCACCTCGGACAGACACTCCGCGGCGCCGACGGGTTCTGGTCGCTCATCGACTTCGAGGGCGAACCCGCCAAACCGCTCGCCGAACGCCGCAGCCCGCAGCCTCCGGTGCGCGACGTCGCCGGGATGCTCCGCTCCTTCGACTACGCGGCCCGCTCCCACCGGCCCTGGAGCGACGCGTGGGCGGAGCGCTGCCGCTCCGCGTACTGCGAGGGGTACGCCGACGTCTCGGGCACCGACCCGCGCAGCGAACCCGAACTGCTGCGCGCCCACGAGACGGACAAGGCGGTGTACGAGGTGCTGTACGAGGCACGGCACCGCCCCGACTGGCTGCCCGTCCCGATGGCCGCGATCCAGCGGCTGGCCGCGTCCACCTGA
- the glgB gene encoding 1,4-alpha-glucan branching enzyme, giving the protein MTARKPSRNTPAPVEAEAAPAPQPVTTETADGPVAAASAAATVTATAPAPAKRPKAKRKNGVPPRPRRGGTDAGEGVRPAPALHDADRGRLLAGEHHAPHDLLGAHPHDGGVLVRALRPHARGVTVLAEGLRAELLDDGDGFFSAVLPLGAVPAYRLLVAYADNEIEIEDPYRFLPAIGELDLHLIGEGRHEELWTALGSRIMEHQGVTGTRFTVWAPNARGVRIAGDFTYWDSTGLPMRSLGSTGVWELFLPGVGEGALYKFDLCRPDGSHTLRADPMARATEIPPATASVVTASHYAWQDADWMERRGDRPVHEAPFSVYEIHLPSWRPRLTYRQLAEQLPAYVKDLGFTHVELMPVSEHPFGGSWGYQVTGFYAPTSRMGTPDDFRHLVDSLHRAGIGVIMDWVPAHFPRDEWALAEFDGRPLYEHSDPSRAAHPDWGTLEFDYGRTEVRNFLVSNATYWCEEFHIDGLRVDAVASMLYLDYSREDGQWSPNEHGGRENLDAVAFLQEMNATVYRRNPGVVTIAEESTAWNGVTRATHHTGPDGFGGLGFGLKWNMGWMHDSLTYMAKEPVHRKYHHNEMTFSMVYAYSENYVLPISHDEVVHGKQALVSKMPGDWWQQRANHRAYLGFMWAHPGKQLLFMGQEFAQGAEWSEGHGPDWWLLDPAYEASADHRGVRDLVGDLNAVYGAVPALWQRDTDPGGFGWVDGGAAEDNVLAFLRFDADGSPLLAVSHFSPAVRHDYRLGVPESAGSWVEVLNTDSARYGGSDVRNEEPLKPEEVPAHGRQVSITVTLPPLATVWFRPA; this is encoded by the coding sequence GTGACCGCCCGTAAGCCGTCCAGGAACACGCCCGCCCCCGTCGAAGCCGAGGCCGCACCCGCCCCCCAGCCGGTGACGACCGAGACGGCCGACGGGCCCGTGGCCGCGGCCTCCGCCGCCGCCACGGTCACCGCCACCGCGCCCGCGCCCGCGAAGCGCCCCAAGGCCAAGCGGAAGAACGGCGTGCCGCCCCGCCCCCGGCGCGGCGGCACCGACGCCGGCGAAGGCGTCCGGCCCGCACCCGCCCTGCACGACGCCGACCGGGGCCGGCTGCTCGCCGGCGAGCACCACGCCCCGCACGACCTGCTCGGCGCACACCCCCACGACGGCGGGGTGCTGGTCCGGGCGCTGCGCCCGCACGCGCGCGGCGTGACGGTGCTCGCCGAGGGGCTGCGCGCCGAACTGCTCGACGACGGCGACGGCTTCTTCTCCGCCGTCCTGCCGCTCGGGGCCGTACCCGCCTACCGGCTGCTGGTCGCCTACGCGGACAACGAGATCGAGATCGAGGACCCGTACCGCTTCCTGCCCGCGATCGGCGAGCTGGACCTGCACCTGATCGGCGAAGGACGGCACGAGGAGCTGTGGACCGCGCTGGGCTCGCGGATCATGGAGCACCAGGGCGTCACCGGAACCCGGTTCACCGTGTGGGCGCCCAACGCGCGCGGGGTGCGGATCGCGGGTGACTTCACCTACTGGGACAGCACCGGCCTGCCGATGCGTTCGCTCGGGTCGACCGGCGTGTGGGAGCTCTTCCTCCCCGGGGTCGGCGAGGGCGCGCTCTACAAGTTCGACCTCTGCCGCCCGGACGGCTCGCACACCCTGCGCGCGGACCCGATGGCCCGCGCCACCGAGATCCCGCCCGCCACCGCCTCGGTGGTCACGGCCTCGCACTACGCGTGGCAGGACGCCGACTGGATGGAGCGCCGGGGCGACCGTCCGGTGCACGAGGCGCCCTTCTCCGTATACGAAATCCATCTCCCCTCCTGGCGACCGCGCCTGACGTACCGCCAACTCGCCGAGCAACTGCCCGCGTACGTCAAGGACCTGGGCTTCACGCACGTGGAGCTGATGCCCGTCTCCGAGCACCCGTTCGGCGGCTCCTGGGGCTACCAGGTGACCGGCTTCTACGCGCCGACCTCCCGCATGGGCACCCCCGACGACTTCCGGCACCTGGTGGACTCGCTGCACCGGGCGGGCATCGGAGTGATCATGGACTGGGTGCCCGCGCACTTCCCGCGCGACGAGTGGGCGCTGGCGGAGTTCGACGGACGCCCGCTGTACGAGCACTCCGACCCGTCCCGCGCCGCACACCCGGACTGGGGCACCCTGGAGTTCGACTACGGCCGCACCGAGGTCCGCAACTTCCTCGTCTCCAACGCCACTTACTGGTGCGAGGAGTTCCACATCGACGGACTGCGGGTCGACGCCGTCGCCTCCATGCTCTACCTCGACTACTCCCGCGAGGACGGCCAGTGGTCGCCCAACGAGCACGGTGGCCGGGAGAACCTGGACGCGGTGGCCTTCCTCCAGGAGATGAACGCGACCGTCTACCGCCGCAACCCCGGTGTCGTGACGATCGCCGAGGAGTCCACCGCCTGGAACGGCGTCACCCGCGCCACCCACCACACCGGCCCGGACGGCTTCGGCGGCCTCGGCTTCGGGCTGAAGTGGAACATGGGCTGGATGCACGACTCCCTCACCTACATGGCGAAGGAGCCGGTGCACCGCAAGTACCACCACAACGAGATGACCTTCTCGATGGTGTACGCGTACAGCGAGAACTACGTGCTGCCGATCTCGCACGACGAGGTGGTGCACGGCAAGCAGGCGCTGGTCTCGAAGATGCCCGGCGACTGGTGGCAGCAGCGCGCGAACCACCGCGCCTACCTCGGCTTCATGTGGGCCCACCCCGGCAAACAACTCCTCTTCATGGGACAGGAGTTCGCCCAGGGGGCCGAGTGGTCGGAGGGCCACGGCCCGGACTGGTGGCTGCTCGACCCGGCGTACGAGGCGTCCGCCGACCACCGGGGCGTACGCGACCTGGTCGGCGACCTGAACGCGGTGTACGGCGCGGTGCCCGCGCTCTGGCAGCGCGACACCGACCCGGGCGGCTTCGGCTGGGTGGACGGCGGCGCGGCGGAGGACAACGTCCTCGCGTTCCTCCGCTTCGACGCGGACGGCTCACCGCTGCTCGCGGTCTCCCACTTCTCCCCGGCGGTCCGGCACGACTACCGGCTCGGGGTGCCCGAGTCGGCCGGGAGCTGGGTGGAGGTCCTGAACACCGACTCGGCCCGCTACGGCGGCAGCGACGTGCGGAACGAGGAGCCGCTGAAGCCGGAGGAGGTACCGGCGCACGGCCGTCAGGTCAGCATCACGGTGACCCTGCCGCCGCTCGCGACGGTCTGGTTCCGCCCGGCCTGA
- a CDS encoding AraC family transcriptional regulator, producing the protein MLRDSATPDRSVLYVLGVTSVPETSAWRPPVPGVVEVFHAHFTEHAYPMHVHDAWTLLIVDDGAVRYDLDRYERGTPRDTVSLLPPHVPHNGSPATAHGFRKRVVYLDTTQLDVSLIGRAVGHPDFTEPLLRTRVGQLHAALAHPGDAFEAESRLAFVGERLRALLGPGPDRGGAAPDGRGVARDLRDLLDARLLDGLTLAEAARLVHAHPTHLVRAFSGAFGIAPHQYVTSRRVDLARRLLLDGRPPGEVAAAAGFHDQSHLSRHFKRIVGTTPGRYVRAGTPESRKAGKPGPGGPGFPRDRGGAAGQAGRNQTVASGGRVTVMLT; encoded by the coding sequence ATGCTCCGAGACTCCGCGACACCCGACCGTTCCGTCTTGTACGTTCTTGGCGTGACGTCCGTACCGGAGACCTCCGCCTGGCGCCCGCCGGTCCCGGGCGTCGTCGAGGTGTTCCACGCCCACTTCACCGAGCACGCCTACCCCATGCACGTCCACGACGCCTGGACACTGCTGATCGTCGACGACGGCGCAGTCCGCTACGACCTCGACCGGTACGAGCGCGGCACCCCGCGCGACACCGTGAGCCTGTTGCCCCCGCACGTCCCGCACAACGGCTCGCCCGCCACGGCGCACGGCTTCCGCAAGCGCGTCGTCTACCTCGACACGACCCAGCTCGACGTGAGCCTCATCGGGCGGGCGGTGGGCCACCCGGACTTCACCGAACCGCTGCTGCGTACCCGCGTCGGCCAGCTGCACGCGGCCCTCGCGCACCCCGGAGACGCGTTCGAGGCGGAGAGCCGGCTGGCGTTCGTGGGGGAGCGGCTGAGGGCGCTCCTCGGCCCCGGGCCGGATCGTGGGGGTGCGGCACCCGACGGCCGGGGAGTCGCCCGGGACCTCCGTGACCTGCTCGACGCACGGCTGCTCGACGGCCTCACCCTGGCAGAGGCAGCGCGTCTGGTCCACGCCCACCCCACCCATCTCGTACGGGCCTTCAGCGGCGCGTTCGGTATCGCCCCGCACCAGTACGTGACGTCCCGCCGCGTCGACCTGGCCCGCCGCCTGCTGCTCGACGGACGGCCGCCCGGCGAGGTGGCGGCAGCCGCCGGCTTCCACGACCAGTCGCACCTCAGCCGGCACTTCAAGCGGATCGTGGGCACCACCCCGGGGCGTTACGTCCGTGCCGGTACGCCGGAAAGCCGGAAAGCCGGGAAGCCCGGACCGGGCGGTCCGGGCTTCCCGCGTGACAGGGGCGGGGCCGCGGGTCAGGCCGGGCGGAACCAGACCGTCGCGAGCGGCGGCAGGGTCACCGTGATGCTGACCTGA
- a CDS encoding DUF2000 domain-containing protein, whose amino-acid sequence MNTENGNTTKITEATAPHENAPVRFDTKIAVLLREDLETWQRLNVTAFLVSGLGSVAPEVVGEPYEDADGTPYLPMFRQPVLVFEGTKEVLTAAHTRALSRALPRSLFTSDLFTTGNDRDNRAAVRAVGADALDLVGLAVYGPRNAVDKVLKGARMHP is encoded by the coding sequence ATGAACACCGAGAACGGGAACACCACCAAGATCACCGAGGCCACCGCCCCGCACGAGAACGCCCCCGTCCGCTTCGACACCAAGATCGCCGTGCTGCTCCGGGAGGACCTGGAGACCTGGCAGCGGCTGAACGTCACCGCCTTCCTGGTCAGCGGGCTCGGCTCGGTGGCGCCCGAGGTCGTCGGCGAGCCGTACGAGGACGCCGACGGCACCCCGTACCTGCCGATGTTCCGTCAGCCCGTGCTGGTCTTCGAGGGCACGAAGGAGGTGCTGACCGCCGCGCACACCCGAGCGCTCTCCCGCGCGCTGCCGAGGTCCCTGTTCACCTCGGACCTGTTCACCACGGGCAACGACCGGGACAACCGGGCGGCCGTACGCGCCGTGGGCGCGGACGCGCTCGACCTGGTGGGCCTGGCGGTGTACGGCCCGCGCAACGCGGTCGACAAGGTCCTCAAGGGCGCCCGCATGCACCCGTGA
- a CDS encoding winged helix-turn-helix transcriptional regulator: MSVGHTGVTTSEPREPVIVCETPQDECGVRDVLDRLGDKWSVYVIVELASGVRRFKELQRRIPGGVSQRMLTLTVRRLERDGLVNRTVYATVPPQVEYELTELGHSLTHLVKALADWSIEHRPVIAAAREAWDDAGRTPAFGS, translated from the coding sequence ATGTCGGTAGGGCACACCGGTGTAACCACGTCCGAGCCGCGGGAGCCGGTGATCGTCTGTGAGACCCCGCAGGACGAGTGCGGTGTGCGGGACGTGCTGGACCGGCTCGGCGACAAGTGGTCGGTCTACGTGATCGTCGAACTCGCCTCCGGAGTGCGGCGGTTCAAGGAGTTGCAGCGCCGGATTCCGGGCGGCGTCTCGCAGCGCATGCTGACCCTGACCGTCCGCCGCCTGGAGCGTGACGGCCTGGTGAACCGGACCGTGTACGCGACCGTTCCGCCCCAGGTCGAGTACGAACTCACGGAGCTGGGCCACAGCCTCACCCACCTGGTCAAGGCGCTGGCGGACTGGTCGATCGAGCACCGGCCGGTCATCGCCGCCGCCCGCGAGGCGTGGGACGACGCCGGCCGGACGCCGGCTTTCGGTTCCTGA
- a CDS encoding NAD(P)H-binding protein, whose translation MLLITGANGALGRLVTSELAGRDDVVLGTRTPRSATERRVDFDDPSSLDFTGVETLLLISAGYGEDDVVLARHETAISAAEKAGVRHVVYTSLSGDGDHLPFALAHRWTERRLARSPLSWTVLRNGLYAEFLAAVAAPTGDGTITAPLGDGRLAAVAREDLAAVAARVVAEPGAHAGKVYELVGEEPLGGDDLAGAVGGRYRPGSLAAAREAISSAGEALPFQVPMLVGTYSAIAAGFLDGSALVDNALPRLLGRTPTSALDVYRASVGR comes from the coding sequence ATGTTGCTCATCACCGGCGCGAACGGCGCACTCGGCAGGCTCGTCACCAGCGAACTGGCGGGCCGCGACGACGTCGTCCTCGGTACCCGGACACCACGTTCGGCGACCGAGCGGCGCGTCGACTTCGACGACCCGTCGTCGCTGGACTTCACCGGGGTGGAGACGCTGCTGCTCATCTCCGCCGGATACGGCGAGGACGACGTCGTCCTCGCCCGGCACGAGACAGCGATCTCCGCCGCCGAGAAGGCCGGGGTGCGGCACGTCGTGTACACCAGCCTGAGCGGCGACGGCGATCACCTGCCCTTCGCCCTCGCCCACCGCTGGACGGAACGCCGCCTGGCGCGCTCGCCGTTGAGCTGGACGGTCCTGCGCAACGGCCTCTACGCCGAGTTCCTCGCCGCCGTCGCGGCACCCACCGGCGACGGCACGATCACGGCCCCGCTGGGCGACGGCAGACTGGCGGCCGTGGCCAGGGAGGACTTGGCGGCGGTGGCGGCCCGGGTGGTGGCCGAGCCCGGAGCGCACGCGGGAAAGGTGTACGAGCTCGTCGGCGAGGAGCCCTTGGGCGGCGACGACCTGGCCGGGGCGGTCGGCGGACGCTACCGGCCCGGCTCGCTGGCGGCGGCCCGCGAGGCGATCTCCTCGGCCGGTGAGGCCCTGCCCTTCCAGGTGCCCATGCTCGTCGGCACCTACTCGGCGATCGCCGCGGGCTTCCTCGACGGCAGCGCGCTCGTGGACAACGCCCTGCCGAGGCTCCTCGGCCGCACGCCGACTTCCGCCCTGGACGTGTACCGGGCGTCCGTGGGGCGCTGA
- a CDS encoding nucleoside deaminase: MITEADETLLRRAIGLAARAVTLGDAPYGSLLAAEDGTVLAEAHNTVRRDDDISAHPELKLARWAARELDAGTAARTTMYTSCQPCQMCAGGIVRSGLGRVVYALSTEQLVALNPASGAWPEVPQDGPALFAEARTPVEDHRRG; the protein is encoded by the coding sequence GTGATCACCGAAGCCGACGAGACACTGCTGCGCCGCGCCATCGGCCTCGCCGCCCGCGCCGTCACCCTGGGAGACGCGCCGTACGGCTCCCTGCTGGCAGCCGAGGACGGCACCGTCCTCGCCGAAGCGCACAACACCGTGCGGCGCGACGACGACATCTCCGCCCACCCCGAACTGAAGCTCGCCCGCTGGGCGGCCCGCGAACTCGACGCCGGCACGGCGGCCCGCACCACCATGTACACCAGCTGCCAGCCCTGCCAGATGTGCGCGGGCGGCATCGTCCGCTCCGGCCTCGGCCGGGTCGTGTACGCGCTCTCCACCGAACAGCTCGTCGCGCTCAACCCGGCCTCCGGGGCGTGGCCGGAGGTACCGCAGGACGGACCGGCCCTCTTCGCGGAGGCCCGTACCCCCGTCGAGGACCACCGGCGCGGGTGA
- a CDS encoding LLM class flavin-dependent oxidoreductase, whose translation MQLGVNVPNFGPGTDPGTLRAWARTVEDLGYGLLMVSDHVAVTPDVAGQYPEPFHEPFTTLSWLAAVTTRLRLGTTVLVMPYRHPLLVARMAGNLDRLSGGRFVLGVGVGWARQEFAALGVPFSERGKLTDQYLDALREAWQEDGHGPTASVPIWIGGNSDAAVRRAVRLDAPWHPLNNTVPWLRSVVERQSLPGFAPRIALRLTAAPVDDPDRPAGVGTLEQVLDDLDQLERLGADTVVLDPYDGDPEETRRPEAAWRALATVADHWRTPA comes from the coding sequence ATGCAACTGGGCGTCAACGTACCGAACTTCGGGCCGGGAACCGACCCCGGCACCCTGCGCGCATGGGCGCGGACCGTGGAGGACCTGGGGTACGGCCTCCTCATGGTGTCGGACCACGTGGCCGTCACCCCGGACGTGGCCGGGCAGTACCCGGAACCGTTCCACGAACCCTTCACCACCCTGTCCTGGCTGGCGGCCGTCACCACCCGGCTGCGCCTGGGCACGACCGTGCTGGTGATGCCCTACCGGCATCCCCTGCTGGTCGCCCGCATGGCGGGCAACCTGGACCGGCTCAGCGGCGGGCGGTTCGTGCTCGGGGTGGGCGTGGGCTGGGCCCGGCAGGAGTTCGCCGCTCTGGGTGTGCCGTTCTCCGAGCGCGGCAAGCTGACCGACCAGTACCTGGACGCCCTCCGCGAGGCATGGCAGGAGGACGGCCACGGCCCCACCGCGTCGGTACCGATCTGGATCGGCGGCAACAGCGACGCGGCCGTCCGCCGCGCCGTCCGGCTCGACGCCCCCTGGCACCCGCTGAACAACACCGTCCCCTGGCTGCGGTCGGTCGTCGAGCGACAGAGCCTGCCGGGCTTCGCTCCCCGCATCGCGCTGCGGCTGACCGCCGCGCCCGTCGACGACCCCGACCGCCCCGCCGGGGTCGGAACCCTCGAACAGGTCCTCGACGATCTCGACCAGCTGGAGCGCCTCGGCGCCGATACCGTCGTACTCGATCCGTACGACGGAGACCCGGAGGAAACCCGCAGGCCCGAAGCGGCCTGGCGGGCGCTCGCCACCGTGGCCGACCACTGGAGGACACCCGCGTGA
- a CDS encoding Lrp/AsnC family transcriptional regulator, translating into MAANLDDVDWAIITQLQQEARISLSELGRRVSLSPSATTERVRQLEALGVITGYSATVDLAKVGYPVLAVVRLKYPGNRHQPLHRLLAERHEILECLRTTGDDCYTLKLAATSMEHLESLVDELAGFGSTTTSVVYSRTLPARGPRRP; encoded by the coding sequence ATGGCCGCGAATCTCGACGACGTCGACTGGGCGATCATCACCCAGTTGCAGCAGGAGGCCCGGATCTCCCTGAGCGAGTTGGGACGGCGGGTGAGCCTCAGCCCCTCCGCCACCACCGAGCGGGTGCGTCAGCTGGAGGCGCTGGGCGTCATCACCGGGTACTCCGCGACGGTCGACCTGGCGAAGGTCGGTTATCCGGTGCTCGCCGTCGTCCGGCTGAAGTACCCGGGCAACCGGCACCAGCCGCTGCACCGGCTGCTGGCCGAACGCCACGAGATCCTGGAGTGCCTGCGGACCACCGGCGACGACTGCTACACGCTGAAGCTGGCCGCGACCTCCATGGAGCATCTGGAGTCGCTCGTAGACGAGTTGGCCGGTTTCGGGAGTACGACCACGAGCGTGGTCTACAGCCGGACGCTGCCCGCTCGCGGCCCGCGCCGGCCCTGA
- the trxA gene encoding thioredoxin codes for MIHAEGVAEVTDATFDGEVLGAELPVLVEFTADWCGPCRQLAPVLSEIAREEADRIKIVQIDVDHNPGVAARYGVLSMPTLMVFRDGEPVKSMVGARPKRRLLQELEDVHAPV; via the coding sequence ATGATCCATGCAGAAGGCGTCGCCGAGGTGACCGATGCGACCTTCGACGGCGAGGTGCTCGGCGCCGAACTGCCGGTCCTGGTGGAGTTCACCGCCGACTGGTGCGGCCCCTGCCGCCAACTCGCGCCGGTGCTCAGCGAGATCGCCAGGGAAGAGGCCGACAGGATCAAGATCGTGCAGATCGACGTCGACCACAACCCCGGCGTCGCCGCCCGCTACGGCGTGCTCTCCATGCCGACCCTGATGGTCTTCCGCGACGGCGAACCGGTGAAGTCGATGGTGGGCGCCCGGCCCAAGCGCCGCCTCCTCCAGGAACTGGAGGACGTCCACGCGCCGGTGTGA